The following nucleotide sequence is from Pangasianodon hypophthalmus isolate fPanHyp1 chromosome 8, fPanHyp1.pri, whole genome shotgun sequence.
ggcaaaaaaaaaacaaaaaaaaaacctgtaatttgtACTCTGTTTTCTGTAGTGTATTAGTTCCTTCCTAACTGTGCTCTAGCTTAATGTGCTTTAGCTTATTTGTAGACCCTGACTTATTTGTCCTAGCATAAGGCTATGTTTGATGAAGGCTGCAAAGCACTTCTAGAAGAccctctggataagggtgtctgctaaatgccataaatgtaaatataaatgtaaacccCTCCCACCCTGAGATATGGGCCATATATGCCCTTTTGGACTCAATTCAAGATCAAAATTCTCTAATGATGGACAAACACTTATAACCATTGCACTATTTGCGAGTGGTATTCAATCCAAAAATGCTAGCACAGCAACCACATGCATATTCCAAAAAACTGTGATGTAGCTGGTGCACTTACGTGTATTGGCCCATCCTCCTGACCACCACGACTATCACTGCAATGATGATGACCACAGCGACCAGTGCACCAAACACAATGCCCACCACGTGACCTGTGCTCATACCTACAGAAagaatgatagagagagagagagtgttgtAAACATAACTAATTTTGATATGTGTATATGAGATTAAAAAGCATATTTGTAATGTTGCTCTGGATAatagcatctgccaaatgctgtaatgtaaataaatctaTGTGAGTATCTCACCCTCTGAGTCTTCCACTTCCACCTGATCTGTTTCGATCATTTGGCCAGACTCTGGTTCTGTTTTTGGCCCTTTAGACGTGTCTTGCAGCCCTGTTTTTGGAGCTTCATCTGCTGCCTCAGTAACTTTAGGTGTACCTTCTGTGGCTGTAGTGTCCTCCGTCACCACAGCTGcttcagttgtttctgctggAGCTTCGGTAACTCCTACtggtgtttctttttcttccacaGGAGCTTCAGAATGAGCTGacagtgtttctgtttgttccGTCTGATTTTCATTATCAACTGATGGTGCCACTGTTTCCTCCACAGCAACTTCAGTATGAGGTGATGGCGTCTCTCCGTTCTCCACAGCAGGTTCAGTAGCAGCTGATGCCGGTGCTTCGGTGACAACTTTGTCTGGAGCAGCCTCCTCCTCCTTAAACGTTTCTGAAGCCTCAGTGGGCACGAAAGCCCCTGTCACTTGCGCCGACTCCGCTTCTGTGGGTACCACAAGAGTACCTGTGCGAAAGGAAAACCAACAAATGTAGAAATGTTATGGCTTATACAGCATTTTAACAAATGAATCAGTTTAAAATATAGTGAAATAtagtgtaaaaatgtgtttttatgattAGATCTTTTAGGAGAAATGAATTAGAGTATGCATACTGGTTAAAGTGTGAAAATtgttactttttctttctttttttccttcattgttTTAAGTATGGGGACTTGGAATTGACTTTTGACTGGaaagtgttattgcatcataaagaTCATCAGATATTAACCTATCATGTTTCATTATGCAAATGACGGCCATGGGACTCTACATTACCATAAAAAGGGTGGATACATATTAATGGTGTTttcaatttgcatattaatttagatttttagatGAAGGTACTTTTTTCAAAATGCCGCGTCAAGCAGTTTATTCTTCAATACAGGAAGATattaatggtcttataataaagaCTGTTCTCTCAACTGTAGATCTTGTTTTTGTCTGCCTCTCACACATACGTATGTACCCTCTCTTGTTTTGGTAGTTGGAGTGGTACACTGATGAGTCAATATTTTCTGACACAAACTGTCTCTCttaaaatgacacaaaacacacacacacagaatatccTACCCACACCTCCAAGGCAAGGCCCCTCCTAAACCCCACCCTAACCAGCTCATATCCCGCCTGCGTCATCACTCATTCCACAAATGTCGCCTCATTTCCTTTAGATGGAGCTGGGAAGAAGCACAAGTTCCTTGGGAGGAAATAACTTCAGTTTTATCATTAAAACGTCTCACTCTTAAAACTGAACTGGACTGCAAGTGTCTTCCCAAGATCTTTAACTAGCACAGATGTTCTTAGCATAAAAAAAGCCAGCTGGAGCCCATATGTGTGAGGGAACCACCCTTTACAATAACATCCCTGACTACTGATCACCAGAGACCAATGCTATAACCTAGGAGTAGAGAATTTCACCCACAAAGTTGCAGAGTAGTAGGAGCTACACCTTATGCAAGTAATCAATGTCTAACAACGAAGGTTATTTTTGATAACATTACACTGAAATTTGTCACACATtgacttccatttttttttcatgcatccctgttatttaacaaaggaaaatgtaTAATTAGAACTCCtttaacttgtttcatagatgtattatggataaaaaagtattatgtgttgtcctttaataaataaaaatgcttaacACATTTATAccacttcagggtgataacagtaactccacttcacatcaGGTCGCATtgcaccaccccattgctgattattttccaataacaccacACCCTGTCAGGATTTATACCTCATATAACATTTCATC
It contains:
- the si:ch211-156j16.1 gene encoding uncharacterized protein si:ch211-156j16.1 isoform X1, yielding MKFDLLLLFALVGYFCTITHASTLVVPTEAESAQVTGAFVPTEASETFKEEEAAPDKVVTEAPASAATEPAVENGETPSPHTEVAVEETVAPSVDNENQTEQTETLSAHSEAPVEEKETPVGVTEAPAETTEAAVVTEDTTATEGTPKVTEAADEAPKTGLQDTSKGPKTEPESGQMIETDQVEVEDSEGMSTGHVVGIVFGALVAVVIIIAVIVVVVRRMGQYTTGKKQKPLKQDGLSLSVILPRVDQSFINITNSNADKMM
- the si:ch211-156j16.1 gene encoding uncharacterized protein si:ch211-156j16.1 isoform X2, which produces MKFDLLLLFALVGYFCTITHASTLVVPTEAESAQVTGAFVPTEASETFKEEEAAPDKVVTEAPASAATEPAVENGETPSPHTEVAVEETVAPSVDNENQTEQTETLSAHSEAPVEEKETPVGVTEAPAETTEAAVVTEDTTATEGTPKVTEAADEAPKTGLQDTSKGPKTEPESGQMIETDQVEVEDSEGMSTGHVVGIVFGALVAVVIIIAVIVVVVRRMGQYTP